The nucleotide sequence gaaatggattttgTAAGACAAGGCTTAAAGTTTCTTGTCCAGCTAAGGTTGTTCTGCTTGAACTGTTGATGTCTCCAAATCCAGATTATTTTTTAGCTTTGGTGAGACCAATTCAAGCCTCACGCTAGCAGAGGTTCTTTATCGTATTTTGTTTCTCCTTCATTTGCTATCTGTCAAGCTATTCATTTCCTACTTTTTCCCACTATTTTCAGTATTATTGCTACATATACAAAAGACTGATGTCACCCAATTTTAGTTTGTCTTATCCTGTTGCCTCCTATACTTTGCAGATGCATGAACTTTTGGAATAGAACCCTAAGATGAACTTATTACTGATTCAAGGAATGGTATGAATTTATATGATTAGGGGGTTAACACCAATTTATAAACAAATAGACTTCCCAAAAAGCTGCTTTTGGGCTTGTGCCCTCCTTGGATGCACATGAAACAAGTGCACGGTTGACAACTTGAGCAGCTTTAACTGGCATTTGGTACTGAAAACTATTACTTATGTGCTGTCGCTGCACAAGGAGTCATGGACCCTTCAATCATGGAGTCCCTGTTGGTGATTCAAGAATGGGGTTCAGCACTTCAGCTTTAACAGGCATATGGAGATGCATATGGTTCATGGGATTAATGGCTTTTGTGCATACGGAAGTCTCAGTAGTGTGCAATATTCAGCTCCTTGAGCTCCAATTACATAGGTATTACACCTCAAAATTAATTCATGTCACATAGTTATTCAGCATCACTTGTTCATTTTTATATTTCATATGACATAATTGGCCTCTGTTGCAGATATCTAGCAACATCATTATCTGACCACATGGCAAAGATTTGGAATGTCGATCAACGGCTTCAAGTTGGAAATAATTTTAGTTGGTAATTTTCTCAGCTTTTTCTCTCTAAGCATTCAATAAAATGGTTGTGAAAATCTGCAGGTGAGATCCTGAAATAAGCGAGCACCCAAATTGTCAGGTCATCATTATTGGGATCTGGGACCGTGTTTCTCACTTCTCAGTAGACTGCTCATTTGATAAGTGGTAAGCAGTAACTGTACAGATGATGCTTTTGTTTGTAATTCACAAGTTACTGAGCAAATTGTTTTTGGCCTGCAGCTTCCTCTGATTGTACTGCAAGATTGTGAACAATCCAAAGATGTGAAAAGAAATAAATAGTGATAGCAGAGCCTGAACAGTATTTAGGGAAATGAATACAGTTATTAAGAGGAAATCATGGTCATAGTAGAGTAGGGAAACAACAGCTATGTAGCAGTTCCAAAGATGTGAAAACAGCAATCAAAAGGGAAAAAAAAGATGGGAAAACAAGATGTGATCACCCATGGTGCACTACAACTTTGATCTGGCTGGACTCAGGGCGATTCTCGTTCTCCTCCTTGAGCTGCTGCAGTGCGCGTTGCAGTGATGGGTTATTTTCCCAACCACTGAGCTTCACCTCTTTAAGGCTCTTCAAGTTGTCAATACCGACAATTCTCCTCTCCTTGTCAGAGAACTCCAATAGAAGCGTCTCCAGCTTTGTCATTGATCCTTGCTCAAATTCGACTACTTCGGGCTGTTCTCCAGCGAGGTACAGATCCAGGATCCTCAGCGCTGGAAAACTGTGTGTGGTGCGTGCAACCAGCTCTCGGTCTTTGCAGCTCCGCATCCCCAGGCGGATGCTCCGCAGGCTGGGCAACTTACACAAGGAATCAAGTAGCTGGTCAGCAGCAAGCATGGCCCATTCCACCGAAAATTCTGCAAGGTGCTTGAGTGATGAGATCCAATCAGGAAATTGACTAATGGGCCCCATCATAGTAAGATGCTGGAGGAGTGGTGGCGGTGAGGAGACGTGAAGGAGAGAGTCCAGTGTCCTGCCAGAATACAGGTGGAGCGATCGGAGGGCGCATGTCTTGCTTAGGGAGGAGCAAAGCACACTCGAAAACTCCTCTTCGGGGTCCTCAACCACAGTAATATATAGCACCTGCAAGTGTTGTAGCTCACCTATCTCTCGGGCAACCTGAACGTCACCTTTGAGTTGGGCCCAGTCCACCTCGCGCAGCGCCTTCATGTTCCCTAGCCCCCGTGGCAGAGTCCACCAAGGCACCCTCAGGCGCTCAAGTCTATGCAGCTTCGTCACGGTTGGCGGCATGTACATCCTACTTCCAACATCCAGACTCTCCAAATACTCCAGATCACCGATTTCGCTAGGCATCTCACTGATTCGTGTACCTGTCAATCTCAAGAACCTGAGAAGATACAGCCGACAGACATATCTCATATGCTTGTCTTGCAGAGCCTTGCAGTCTTCCAGGTCAAGTACCCTCAGCAACTTGAACTCGCCTATTCGATTTAAAAGCTtctcaaggccttctgactgaaATATAGTCAGCGATCGAACTTGTTGTAGGTTCATCGCCTCAATGCCATGTCTTGCATGATGCCGCTGCTCCACTCCCTTGTTCTGACTCATGCGCTCGTTGTCGTCATTGGCATGGATTGAGAGGCGGCGAACCTTGCCGTATGGCGATCCTCCTCCATATTGCCGTCCTACCAAGCTAACAAAGTTGGCATCTTGGGATTTGGACACCATGACCTCAAGCATCGTATCGTGCACCTGGCATGCTTCGCCCATTTCTGCATGGGAGTAGGTTTTTTTGGTTACCTGTAGCTTGTTTGGTTGAATCATGTTCCTGCTTATCAGCTCATTGAAGTATTCTTCTGCAACATCAAACAAAGTCAAACCCCGCTTCTTAGCAACCAAACCTTCGGCAATCCATCTGTACAACAACCTATCCTTGGCAATCACATAATCCTCAGGGAAAATGCTCAGATACATCATGCAAGCCTTTAGATGATGAGGCAGGTAGTCATAGCTGAGTGTAATCACTTGCCTCATCCCCTCCAGGGTGGGGTGGCTCTCCATCTGAGAACCAATTGAGTTGGACACTTTTATCCACATTTCTACACTCTCAGCCGAATTGTGGCTTGCTAGAAGACTGGCTATACTAACAATAGCCAATGGCAACCCACCACATTTCTTCAAAATATTGTCCATGGTATCTTTCAATCCGTTGGGGCAAGTACCACCCATGGAGCCAAATACTCTCTTGACGAATAGCTTCTTGCTGTCATGTAAGTTCAGTGGCTTTATATGATGGACAAGATCCTCTGAAACGCTACTTGCTTTGGCCACTGTCTCTATCCGAGTCGTCACAATGATTCTGCTGCTGCATTTGTTCTCTGGCAATCTGACGCGGATAGCTTCCCATGCTGGTACGCTCCATACATCATCGATCACAATGAGATACCTGTTTTTGTTGGACATATTACATATGCTTGGAGTCAGAGAATATGTTGATAGGCAGAGTTCAAAATTTGGTCTGAGGAAGGTACGGTAGTCTATAGTTGTGTACCTCTTGTCCTTGAGGAGCTCCTTGAGCTTGCTCGACAGTTCTTCCACGTCCATTTGGTTGATTTTAAGTTGGTTGCCATGGGTTTGCTCACCATCTTCTTTCAGGTTCACAATCTGCTTGAGCAGTCGGGCCATCAGTCCCTTCATATCCTTCCCGCCATCGAACGCCTGTGACACGGACACCAGCGCCTGGCGCTGGAAGTCGGCCTCCAGCTGCCGGCACAGCTCCACCGCCAGAGTTGTCTTCCCCAGCCCTCCGGACCCCACGATGGAGAACACCTTGAGGCTTCTGTCATCATCGTCGGCTTTGATCCTCTCCGCCAGGGTGTCGACCTGTTCCCTGATGCCGACGAACTGATCATCAGGGTCATCGGCACGGCGGAGGGCATTCGCGGACACAGACGCCGCCGAGACCGGAGTGAACCACGGAGACCTGGGTAGCGCCGCCCGGTCGATGCCGTAGCGAACGCGGCGCTCGCTGACGGTGGTGGTACGTGCCAGAAGGGCCTTGACGTCGGCGGCGAGGGTGCGtcgcagcagcagcttctccagcTGGTACTTGGGCCATTTCACGATAATGTGAGGCAGCTGGAGGGGCGCCATCGGGCGCCTGACGCGGAGCCAGTAAGTGTCGGCGCAGTCCTCGGCGTCGTAGGCGAGCTCACGCACCTGCTTCTCCCACTCCCTGACCAGGTGGTCGACGGTGCTCTGGTCCGCCTCGGAGATCATTCGGAGGAAGGCGTTCATGGTGGACAGCTCGTCCATTAGGagaaccaccttgtcgccgacgcCGCGGATCTCCTGGACCTCGTCGACCAGCAGCTGCCCCAGGTTGCTCACGATGGACTGCGCTGCGCTCTCCATTATTCTCACAGTTGTTTCAGCACGCAACGTGGATATTGGAAGGAATACGCCTTCAAAGATGGATAGATGGAGTTTGCTCCTTTGTGTGAGATACTAATAAGAGGATGCAACTTATAAACCAACTTGCTGTATTATAACTCATATCTCTTGATTAGTACCCTCTACCTGCTATAGAATGGTATTTTTTTGGTATCAATACACTCACTCACAAGTCACAAGGCTATATTCGGAATTGTACATGCTTGCTGACCATCTTTCGACTTTGAGATCCGAAGCTTCCTGCCGAGGTCTTGGAGTTCCCATCGATCACGATCCCATGGACATGACTTGAGTACTACTCTTAGTTTTCTTTTATCACCGTTTCTTGAGTAACGTGTACTACTCTTGTTTCCTTTTTCTCAGTTTTGACCTTTCTGTTTGGTGCATGGCCATGACTTGTTCTCCTCCTTGTGGGTCAGGCCTAAGTGGAGTGACCACTCAGCACACGGTCACAGACGAAATGCTACCGGCTGGTTCGTCATCGATCTGTCACGGACGACGTCACTGTTAGCCTAGGTATGTGTCGTGCCATGTGATCGTCCATCCATATTGTCGCCTCCTCAAAGGATCAGTCGTTATGTGATATCCATCGTGTGACAAATATTTAGTTATACAATAATAAGACATGAACTTTAATAAATTTGTTTGttcatttttttttataaattttgtcTTGATTTGTATTTTACCGAAGCGTTAGCACGGACACAGTACTAGTTACACTAAACAATACAGAGGGCAAAAATGTGGTGGTTGGCATAATGTACATTATCTTCAACACAAATTCAATTCACTTGACGGAGTAAAATGGGTTACTTTTCAATTGTTCTTCACCCATTAAAAACACCATTTTTgtaattttcttttaaaaaatataGGGAAACCCTTCACTTGGTAAATGACCACGGGAGATGAAGTTCTTGACTCGCTCTAAAAGCGAACACGTTTTGAAAATGAGGGAGTCATCATCGAACCCTCGGAAGCTTCTCAACCGATGCAGTATCTTTCGTAATGACATATATGAGTAATAATGTGAATATGCAGCTGGGCTCACGCTATTcacccttcttctcttggtttgcaggCCCAAAACCGCTTGACGAAACGCAcggctgaaaagtactgttcgttgatttaatatgagagaaaaacactattttatGGTTGATAAGCGAGACCGATAAGTTCGAGCGAACAGGGAGATGAGCTGATGACGCGGTGCATAGCAGTATAGGTGGCACACATAGACGCCGATGCGGACCTCGGAAGCAGACGGAGCCGTGCTTAGCTGGTGGAGAGTGGAGACCTCACGAGTCGTTGAAACAGTGCCTTCGTCGTTCCCTACTTCCCGGCTTGGAAGCTGCTCCTCCCTCTGCACTCTCCGTGGTGTGAAGGTCTCCATCCCCATGTGTGCGTGATAGCAGGAGCCAGACGTAGGAGAGGAACTCGCCGCCATTGGCAGAAGCCTTGGCGTGTAGGTACCCCTCTGCATCTGCTGGCGGAGAGGGAGAGCATCTCCACCCAGACACCCTGGATCACTTCCCACATCTCCTTCTCGTTATGGCGCTCCTGCAACCCTTTAGCAACCGTCCAAGCATCGTCGATAAGAGTCGCTGCATTGGAAGCTTAAGGTGACTCGAGCTTGCGCCGGATCTCCTCTGTAAGCGCCCCCTTGTCCAATGGTGGCTCTGTATATGTGCCTTTATGAAGAGATTCCGCCTGGAGCCCGACAACAGCATCTCAGGATTAACGAACACGAGGTACACCATGTAGTTGGACATCTGTGTGCATAGGTACACCATGTAATTCATTAGTTACTGAACAAATTGTTCTTGGCTTGCTGCTTCCTCTGATTCTACTGCAAGATTGTGAACGATGTCAACAGAGAGGTCACCATGGGCTCACGGCGTGCCAGGGACGTGACAAAGTAACTCTCCGCTGCACTCTCCATGATCGTGCTGAATCCACGTCctcttgacgtagcgcagcaacCTTTTCACCGTCGATCAGTGATCTTCGCGTGGGTCCTCCATGAAACGGCTGACGTATCCAACTGTGAACGCAATGTCCGATCGGGTATGAGTGAGGTAGCGTAGGCCGCCGCCGATACTCCGGTAGCGCGTCGTGTCCACCTTCACAACAGTGCTGTGCTTGCTTAGCTTCAACCACTCCTCCATCGGAGTTGCGCACAGCTTGCACTCCGCCATGCCGCCGCGCTCCAGCAGCTTCTCCGCATAGGCGCGCTGACCCAGGGAGATGCTCTGCTTCCCCtgcctcacctcgatgccgaggtagtaggagagcgcgctgAGATCGCTCATCTTGAAATGAGCCGCCATTTCGTGCTTAAAACCGTCGATGTCCTCTGCTCGCGCTCtggtgacgattaagtcatccacgtacacgccgacgacgagctcctccttcccccatcgctgCGTGTAGAGCACGTGCTCTGTAGCGCAGCGAGTGAACTCAAGCTCGCCCAAtgtggcgtcgagcttggcgttccatgtcCAAGGGGCCTGTGTTGCAGCCCGTAGAATACCTTGCGCAGCTTGAGCACCATGTGCTCAGCGCCCTTGACGGCGAAGCCTGGAgcttgcttgacgaagaccgtctctgcgagctcgccattgaggagcgcagacttgacgtcgaggtggtggacatgccaatccttcgctgctgccatggccaacagcaagcGAACGGACTCCATTCGCGCCACCgaagcaaagacttcctcgaagtcgatgccctcacgctgcaCGAAGCCGCGGGCGATGAGCCGAGCCttgttgtcgacagaatatcatcgacagtcctccgaggggtatcccacgaagatagattgatcggcagaggagtgtgagatcaagaacaagaaggcaacagagacacacgagttagacaggttcagacagtcagtatgacgtaataccctactcctgtggtctgttggtttgtattagctatcgtatgatgttCGTgaatttggagggggtccctacccgctttatatagtccgaggagcagggttacaagtcggttagatctaagagataaccggaaagtaataactgattacaagaatcttgggatcatacatatcctaacagatctcgtagtatcttcaggatatccttcagatgtcttgcggaaggcgccgaccagagtcgtgccctgcaaggctttgtcttgtgggctaggccgcccctgagggcgcagcccatgtggtccgccgtgggtatccagggtcataccccccacagctagtccccgagcaccttgtacccatattacaacgccatcttgagcttgtccgagcaggtgcgaacaaagccgagcagtcgaactcatggtccgacTACCATGataagttgccgagcagttgtgagcagttgccgagcagcacGAACCATAGCCGAGCAGCACGAACCGTAGCCGAGCAGCATAACTCTAGcatggcttgtcataagggtttaaggagctcaagtccagaatcgaaaatttcttcgcaatggaccaagtgtgcccacttagactcCGACCACGAGAGAAGGAGTtagtcttcttcatcttcaaaaGACACGGAGTCTTTCAaaaaaagcaagcacattcaccgcgaggtgaagtgtgcccacttagtccccgagcctgatagtagatgacgtagtcatgtggtgccagggtccaatgtagaagaatagtaaaagtccaaccgagcaggcagccagtccccggacgTAGCCCTCAAACGAGAtaaaacacattcactgcaaggtgaagtgtgcccacttagtccccaagcctaacagtaggtgatgcagtcacgtggtgccagggtcagaaatagagaaataatgaaagaccagccgagcaggcagccagtccccgagccgcAAGCGGAGATATTGGAGGAATCCAAACCGTAGGAATGGCTGTACAGtaacggttactgagcctcaataaatggcggagaagttgATGATTATTCGGCGGGTAACAACTGATGGCGGtgataaatgagcgacgtgggctacGGTTGCGTGGAAGCCCAGGTAACAGCCCATATGCCGCGTCGGAGAATCCGAAGAGACGCAAATCgcgggaatggtttcccaaaaaccctcgattGTGAAACAGTTGACGGAGTGCTTTATAATCGCGCCGCCACCCCCCATGCCCCCACCTTTGCCATTTCACCCTGTCATCTTCCTTCTCAGCTCTTGTGCTTCCCGATCCGCATCGACGCGCGCATCCACCTCCAATCTCAATCCAGATCTGAGAGAATGGCGTCGAAAAAGGGAGCTGCAAAGCCGAGGAAAGTGGCCGCCGGAGCCAGCCGCGACGAGGAATGGGTGCCATCGAAGATGGGAGAAGCGGAGCTCAACAGAATGGTAGCGGTGGGCGTTCTTCCAGACCGCGTCaccaccggatggcggccagccagcggtgagcccttcccgacacctcatactgatgacgctgtagtatttgaggattatttctggcgagggtTGGGGTTTCCTGTTCACCCTTTCCTGAGGGATCTgctggagttttgggcgattagtctgtgcaatctacACCCAAACACCATACTACACGTCTcggtctttatccatttctgtgagacgtTCCTGGGaattcttccacacttcaacctcttcagacacctgttctggttgaagaagaaaggcagcagtggttccaaggtggtcggcgatgTATATCtgcagctcagggatgggatggccaacgAGTACATCAATATACCGCTGAACACTTCTCTAAAAGgatggaacgccaggtggttctacattaaGCAGAGCCACTCGGTAATCCGGTGTGACATCCACCACATCCTGGAGAACCAGAGGAGTTGGTCGGAGAAACCAAACAGTGCTGACATGGAACAAGTGGgggagctcctcgacctgattAAAAGCGTGGAAATTAGAGGTGAACTggtggcagcaagcttcatagtgcgctgCGTCTAGccatgcaaggagagggcccacccaggcTTTGACTATAGAGGTGATGACGACGGGACCTGGGAGAGGACGAAACCGCTGACAAAGAAGAATGTCGTAGAGCGGGCCGCAGAGCTGTTCACTCCTAACATTTTGTTCGCTTGGCCAAAACAAATGAGGGCCTTTAATTGCACAAATCCACCTCCTGAGGTAATTATCTCGATTTTTATTCCCAATActtttaggccccgttcgctggtctgaaacttggctgaaactggctgaaaacactgttctggctgaattattgtgagagaaaaacactgttctgactgaaaaaacaagctgaacaagtcgaatatggggtaagccgaacagggccttaatCCTGAAGCATTGCCGAGCAgcgaactgattcacttatgcaaagatccattcgcaggaaagagcggtgtatttCTCCGGCGTGCCGATGGGTGATTGGCCGAGGGGAGTAGACGCCTGGCCACCGGGTCGGCCTACGGAAGAAGCAGCCAGTGCCTCATTGGAATCTGGAAGCACCGACGTTGGTCGGACGCAGAGTTCGCCCTCGGTGACAGAGAAAATCTAGGGAAAGAGGGCAGCAACAGATGAGCCAGCCCAGAAAAAGAGAAAAATGGCAGCTGCCGCTCCCCCCAAActaggcggcatctcgcttggtggcgaccagaccactcgaacgCGAAGGGCCGCGATACTCGAGTGGTCTGATGACGACGAAGATCAAGTTGCTCCTCCTCCGAGCATGCAAGCACCTCCACGCAGCACACACGTGGAGGAGCAATCAAGGGGAAGCgtagaagtccccgagcagcagacgACAGAAATCCCCACTGGgcaggcgatgggagtccccgagcaacagggGGAGGTAAATCCGGAGCGATGGGTGGAGGAAGCCCTGGAGCAGCAGGCAGAGCAGAGGCCGACTATGGAGGAGGCGATACCTCCACCCTAGAGCACGGGAGTCGATCCCACAGCTACGCCTGGGGGATCGGGTAGGCATCGCCGATTCAAAAAATTGCACCGGCAGACCAAACGGTAAGTATCCTCGTGTTGGAGTTACTTTGCTGTCTTACCTTAGCTTTTTTGCCGCTTGACCAAATGATTTGATGCAGTGCAAGGCACACGGAGGGTCCGGACCCATCCACCCAGACTGACGAGCAACCTCAGGCTGATCTCGAGGTGGAAGTAACACTGGTGGCTCCCGTGTCGGGGTCCCCGGGAGCTCGGCAGCCGGTGGAAGAGTCAACCACCACTATGGGTGGACTTGTAGACGGTGAGAGGTCGACGTTAGCAAAGGACGGGTCGATGATAATACCTGAAGCAACCGCGGGTACTGTCGGGCCCTCGGGAGCTGAAGCTAGAGTTGCCAACGATGCACCAGAGTCCGGGTCGACGGAACCAGTGGCGCCCGAGGAGCTAACGGCACCCCTGAGGCATCgcagggcatggtcggacccacTGTCCGGCCATAGAGCCCCTCGGCGGCGCCTCCAGCTGCCACGGAAGAGGAGGACGTGGTGGAGGAGGTTGTTCGTGCTGAGCCTCGAACCCAATCCGTCTGAATCTTCCGCAAGCACGGTGATGAGGTGGTAGTTGttgaggaagaggacacccccaAGGAGATGAGGTGACTGAAATCCGCCCTCACcggagtaataaaacaaatcgaggttagtactgAATCCTGAGTATTcgtctttgacgttggagatcgaactccatcattgtcattgttaatttgtaggggataactcggactgccgAGCACCGACATcagttgataaagaggatggaacccctcaccgaggagaaccaaaaactcaaggaggcgatgaacctctcGGAGAAAAACACCTAGAGAgcccagcgcgagcgagacctcgccgagtccaacgcgtgggacctagaacaccagaagggggtcctatcTGAGCAACTAGCGGCTGCAAAAGAACAGCTACGGAGCAAGTTCGAATAGCTGGCCACTGCCTCCACACATCTGAAGGATGCTTCCGAGCAGTTGGAACAGCTGCAGAAAGT is from Miscanthus floridulus cultivar M001 chromosome 7, ASM1932011v1, whole genome shotgun sequence and encodes:
- the LOC136466475 gene encoding disease resistance protein Pik-2-like; protein product: MESAAQSIVSNLGQLLVDEVQEIRGVGDKVVLLMDELSTMNAFLRMISEADQSTVDHLVREWEKQVRELAYDAEDCADTYWLRVRRPMAPLQLPHIIVKWPKYQLEKLLLRRTLAADVKALLARTTTVSERRVRYGIDRAALPRSPWFTPVSAASVSANALRRADDPDDQFVGIREQVDTLAERIKADDDDRSLKVFSIVGSGGLGKTTLAVELCRQLEADFQRQALVSVSQAFDGGKDMKGLMARLLKQIVNLKEDGEQTHGNQLKINQMDVEELSSKLKELLKDKRYLIVIDDVWSVPAWEAIRVRLPENKCSSRIIVTTRIETVAKASSVSEDLVHHIKPLNLHDSKKLFVKRVFGSMGGTCPNGLKDTMDNILKKCGGLPLAIVSIASLLASHNSAESVEMWIKVSNSIGSQMESHPTLEGMRQVITLSYDYLPHHLKACMMYLSIFPEDYVIAKDRLLYRWIAEGLVAKKRGLTLFDVAEEYFNELISRNMIQPNKLQVTKKTYSHAEMGEACQVHDTMLEVMVSKSQDANFVSLVGRQYGGGSPYGKVRRLSIHANDDNERMSQNKGVEQRHHARHGIEAMNLQQVRSLTIFQSEGLEKLLNRIGEFKLLRVLDLEDCKALQDKHMRYVCRLYLLRFLRLTGTRISEMPSEIGDLEYLESLDVGSRMYMPPTVTKLHRLERLRVPWWTLPRGLGNMKALREVDWAQLKGDVQVAREIGELQHLQVLYITVVEDPEEEFSSVLCSSLSKTCALRSLHLYSGRTLDSLLHVSSPPPLLQHLTMMGPISQFPDWISSLKHLAEFSVEWAMLAADQLLDSLCKLPSLRSIRLGMRSCKDRELVARTTHSFPALRILDLYLAGEQPEVVEFEQGSMTKLETLLLEFSDKERRIVGIDNLKSLKEVKLSGWENNPSLQRALQQLKEENENRPESSQIKVVVHHG